A single window of Pontibacillus chungwhensis DNA harbors:
- a CDS encoding ABC transporter ATP-binding protein: MAELTLQHLSKSFDGQLILNDVNLRVGDEEFVSILGPSGSGKSTLFNLIGGLYQPEQGEITLGGKDIKGTRGSISYMPQSPSLFPWRTIVENVMLGSEIAGKTDKRAALSMLDRAGLSGYENTYPHQLSGGMKQRAAFVRSLLSPQPLICLDEPFSALDEFTRLEMQKWLLDLWSEHKRSVLFVTHNIEEALFLSDRVVVLSERPATVQREFQVPFPRPREESLFLSEEMLRWKREIYQELKGTIQ, from the coding sequence ATGGCTGAACTCACATTACAACACCTATCAAAGTCTTTTGACGGCCAACTCATTTTAAACGACGTGAACCTCCGGGTCGGAGATGAGGAATTCGTCTCCATCCTCGGCCCCTCCGGCAGCGGGAAAAGTACCCTCTTTAACCTGATCGGAGGCTTGTACCAACCTGAACAAGGCGAGATCACACTAGGTGGTAAAGACATTAAGGGCACAAGAGGATCGATTAGTTACATGCCACAAAGTCCTTCCCTTTTTCCGTGGCGGACGATTGTTGAGAACGTAATGCTCGGGAGTGAAATCGCAGGAAAGACAGACAAACGTGCTGCGCTCTCAATGCTTGACCGGGCAGGTTTATCAGGCTATGAGAACACTTATCCTCATCAGCTGTCTGGTGGAATGAAGCAACGAGCCGCTTTTGTCAGGAGTTTACTTAGCCCACAACCTTTGATCTGCTTAGATGAACCCTTCTCTGCACTCGATGAATTCACAAGGCTCGAGATGCAGAAATGGCTCCTTGATCTTTGGAGCGAGCATAAGCGGTCTGTTCTATTTGTGACGCATAACATTGAAGAGGCTCTGTTCCTATCTGACCGGGTTGTGGTGTTATCAGAACGACCGGCTACAGTACAAAGGGAATTTCAGGTTCCGTTTCCTCGGCCGAGGGAAGAGTCGCTTTTTTTATCAGAGGAGATGCTTCGGTGGAAGCGGGAGATTTATCAGGAATTGAAGGGAACAATACAGTGA
- a CDS encoding NAD(P)H-dependent oxidoreductase produces the protein MENILVINGHEYWSFAPGRLNKTLFDEIISQLEGSYNIKTTVVQEGYDVKEEQEKFKWADTIIFQTPINWFSLPGAFKSYIDAVYEPGVFFGGDAEYGHNGMINGKYMFSTTWNAPEYAFNAKDKFFKGQDIEGALDHFHNMNKYVGLEPLKSFGAHDVMKNPDIDKYLTELRAHLKEVFNV, from the coding sequence ATGGAAAACATCTTAGTCATCAATGGACATGAATATTGGTCATTTGCACCAGGAAGACTGAACAAAACGTTATTTGATGAAATCATAAGCCAATTGGAAGGCTCCTATAACATCAAGACCACTGTTGTACAGGAAGGATATGATGTGAAAGAAGAACAGGAAAAATTCAAATGGGCAGATACAATTATCTTCCAAACACCCATCAATTGGTTTAGCTTGCCAGGCGCCTTTAAATCATATATTGATGCCGTATATGAACCAGGTGTCTTCTTCGGAGGCGATGCTGAATATGGCCATAATGGAATGATTAATGGCAAGTATATGTTCTCGACAACATGGAACGCTCCAGAGTACGCTTTTAATGCCAAAGACAAATTCTTTAAAGGGCAGGATATTGAAGGTGCCCTTGATCACTTCCACAATATGAATAAATATGTCGGACTTGAGCCACTTAAGAGTTTCGGAGCTCATGACGTTATGAAGAACCCTGACATCGATAAATACCTCACAGAACTTCGCGCACATTTAAAAGAAGTATTCAACGTTTAA